The following proteins are encoded in a genomic region of Amphiura filiformis chromosome 18, Afil_fr2py, whole genome shotgun sequence:
- the LOC140140077 gene encoding uncharacterized protein isoform X1 yields the protein MKMLQCYNQRILIMVQPLRCTFCEVSFDSMDKLSCHKRRHKIKYRKLLCKQKHWMLENSTENRKKEKTYQCEQCQKWFTQRCKLRRHIGAHTKVKLYQCEYCQKQFAQNSHLTIHIRTHTNEKPYQCEYCQKRFAEKGNLTMHIRTHTNEKPYQCEYCQKCFAWNWNLTMHIRTHTKEKLYQCEYCQKCFAQHSGLSSHIKIHTKEKPYQCQYCKKWFSHCSQLKRHIRTHTKEKAYQCEYCQKRFARSSSLTVHIRTHTKEKPYPCEFCQNCFAQLSGLLSHIRIHTKEKPFQCQYCKKWFSHSSTLKSHIRTHTNETQSMFHTPNQCFTHTKEKTYQCEYCKKWFSHCSTLKNHIRTHTKEKAYQCEYCQKRFARSSSLTVHIRTHTKEKPYPCEYCQKCFAQQSGLISHIRIHTKEKPFQCQYCKKWFSHSSTLKRHIRTHTNETQSM from the coding sequence ATGAAGATGTTACAGTGTTACAACCAAAGGATATTAATAATGGTCCAACCGTTAAGATGTACATTCTGTGAAGTCAGTTTCGACTCTATGGACAAACTTTCATGTCACAAACGCAGACACAAGATCAAGTATAGAAAACTACTTTGCAAACAGAAACATTGGATGCTGGAAAATTCAACTGAAAATCGCAAGAAAGAGAAAACCTATCAGTGTgagcaatgtcaaaaatggtttACACAAAGGTGCAAGCTAAGAAGGCACATCGGAGCACACACCAAAGTGAAActttatcagtgtgagtactgccagaaACAGTTTGCACAAAATAGCCATCTAACAATTCACATCAGAACACACACGAatgagaaaccttatcagtgcgaGTACTGCCAGAAACGGTTTGCAGAAAAAGGCAACCTAACAATGCACATCAGAACACACACGaatgagaaaccatatcagtgtgagtattgtcagaaatgttttgcatggAATTGGAACCTAACAATGCACATCAGAACACACACGAAAGAGAAACtctatcagtgcgagtattgtcagaaatgttttgctcaaCACTCTGGTCTTTCATCACATATTAAAATACACACAAAGGAAAAGCCCTATCAGTGTCAGTATTGCAAGAAATGGTTTAGTCACTGTAGTCAACTTAAAAGACACATTAGAACTCATACTAAAGAGAAAGCATATCAGTGCGAGTACTGCCAGAAACGGTTTGCACGTAGTAGCAGCTTAACAGTACACATCAGAACACACacgaaagagaaaccctatccGTGCGAGTTTTGTCAGAATTGTTTTGCTCAACTGTCTGGTCTTCTATCACATATTAGAATACACACAAAGGAAAAGCCCTTTCAGTGTCAGTATTGCAAGAAATGGTTTAGTCACAGTAGTACACTTAAAAGCCACATCAGAACGCACACCAATGAAACCCAATCAATGTTTCACACACCCAATCAATGTTTCACACACACAAAGGAAAAgacctatcagtgtgagtattgcaaAAAATGGTTTAGTCACTGTAGTACACTTAAaaaccacatcagaactcatactaaagagaaagcatatcagtgtgagtattgccagaaacgGTTTGCACGTAGTAGCAGCTTAACAGTACACATCAGAACACACACGAAAGAGAAACCGTATccgtgcgagtattgtcagaaatgttttgctcaaCAGTCTGGTCTTATATCACATATTAGAATACACACAAAGGAAAAGCCCTTTCAGTGTCAGTATTGCAAGAAATGGTTTAGTCACAGTAGTACACTTAAacgccacatcagaactcacaccaatgaAACCCAATCAATGTGA
- the LOC140140080 gene encoding dual specificity testis-specific protein kinase 1-like: MGACVKDGHIHPLLEYISGGSLEDVLKDQEVSLSWQQKASLATDIARGMEYLHSKNVCHRDLKSENCLMRQLPGNKLEAVVADFGLARVLKIDENDPTPQQESPRRMSLVGSPYWMAPEILRGEEYTKTVDVFSFGIILCEIMARVPADPDDLPRTNLFGLDVDGFRKLCPGCPENMLQVAADCCSMDPTERPSFTEIYHRLCCIDHQMSTEKVTVTHISHVAMETSTQNGTIVNGDCCSTNGNKEPDRNDLEMETQANNVDSHEIISTKPTHHESTLCNQILAPGGMTNTCRVLRALYITSAIGVLATLLAVLNFWQSIYTLLSVLVPLTVFTLYPVSIPHW, encoded by the exons ATGGGAGCATGCGTGAAAGATGGTCACATACATCCATTGTTAGAG TATATTTCAGGAGGATCACTTGAAGATGTTCTCAAAGATCAAGAAGTGTCGTTGTCATGGCAACAGAAAGCTAGCCTAGCGACGGATATCGCCCGAGGCATGGAATATCTGCATTCTAAGAATGTCTGTCACAGAGATTTGAAATCTGAG AACTGTCTGATGCGACAATTACCGGGAAACAAACTTGAGGCTGTAGTTGCTGATTTTGGACTGGCCCGTGTGCTCAAAATTGACGAAAATGACCCAACTCCTCAACAAGAATCACCCAGGAGAATGTCTCTG GTTGGTTCTCCATATTGGATGGCACCAGAGATCTTACGTGGTGAGGAATACACTAAGACAGTAGATGTCTTCTCGTTCGGCATCATTCTGTGTGAGATAATGGCCAGGGTTCCTGCAGATCCAGATGACTTACCTCGGACAAAT TTATTTGGTCTCGATGTTGATGGCTTTCGGAAACTCTGTCCCGGTTGTCCGGAAAATATGCTACAAGTTGCTGCTGATTGTTGCTCG ATGGACCCAACTGAACGACCATCATTTACAGAGATCTACCACCGCCTTTGTTGCATAGACCATCAGATGTCAACTGAAAAGGTTACAGTCACTCATATTTCTCATGTTGCTATGGAAACATCAACTCAAAATGGCACTATTGTCAATGGCGATTGCTGTTCCACAAATGGTAACAAAGAACCTGACAGAAATGATCTTGAAATGGAAACCCAAGCAAACAACGTAGACAGTCATGAAATCATTTCAACTAAACCAACACATCACGAGTCAACCCTATGCAATCAAATATTAGCGCCAGGAGGAATGACCAATACCTGTCGTGTTTTGAGGGCGCTCTATATAACATCCGCCATCGGTGTGCTTGCAACTCTCCTCGCTGTTCTAAACTTTTGGCAGTCAATCTATACATTATTATCTGTTCTGGTGCCTTTGACAGTGTTCACCTTATATCCGGTCTCAATTCCACACTGGTAG
- the LOC140140079 gene encoding uncharacterized protein has protein sequence MIINNRLCCVSKCTPSRRVMKMLQCYNQRVIMVQPLRCTFCEASFDSMDKLSCHKRRHKIKYRKLLCKQKHWMLENSTVTHKKEKTHQCEQCQKWFKKSGSLTRHMRTHTKEKPYQCEYCQKRFAEKSSLKIHIRTHTQEKPYQCAFCQKCFAHNWNLTRHIRTHTKEKPYLCEYCQKCFAQHSVLTEHIKIHTKEKPYQCEYCKKWFSRRGNLKRHIINHTKEKPNQFEYCQKIIPHTSVLNIAHKKEKPYQCEYCQKWFTHISTLTRHIRTHTKEKPYQCEYCQKRFTCSGSLTIHIRTHTKEKPYLCEYCQKCFAQKSGLRSHIKIHTKEKPFQCQYCKEWFSHSSQLKRHIRTHTKETQSM, from the exons ATGATCATTAATaatag GTTATGCTGTGTTTCTAAATGTACCCCGAGTCGTAGAGTGATGAAGATGTTACAGTGTTACAACCAAAGGGTAATAATGGTCCAACCGTTAAGATGTACATTCTGTGAAGCCAGTTTCGACTCTATGGACAAACTTTCATGTCACAAACGCAGACACAAGATCAAGTATAGAAAACTACTTTGCAAACAGAAACATTGGATGCTGGAAAACTCAACCGTAACTCACAAGAAAGAGAAAACCCATCAGTGCgagcaatgtcaaaaatggtttaaaaaaagTGGCTCCTTAACAAGACACatgagaactcacaccaaagagaaaccatatcagtgtgagtactgccagaaACGGTTTGCAGAAAAAAGCAGCCTAAAAATCCACATCAGAACACACACacaagagaaaccatatcagtgtgcgttttgtcagaaatgttttgcacataaTTGGAACCTGACAAGGCACATCAGAACACACacgaaagagaaaccctatctgtgcgagtattgtcagaaatgttttgctcaaCACTCTGTTCTTACAGAACATATTAAAATACACACAAAGGAaaagccatatcagtgtgagtattgcaagAAATGGTTTAGTCGCAGGGGTAATCTTAAAAGACACATTATAAAtcatactaaagagaaaccaAATCAATTTGAGTACTGTCAAAAAATAATTCCACATACAAGTGTCCTTAACATAGCTCACaaaaaagagaaaccctatcagtgtgagtattgtcagaaatggttTACACATATCAGCACCTTaacaagacacatcagaactcacaccaaagagaaaccatatcagtgtgagtattgccagaagcGGTTTACATGTAGTGGCAGCTTAACAATACACATCAGAACACACACGAAAGAGAAACCGTATctgtgcgagtattgtcagaaatgttttgctcaaaAGTCTGGTCTTAGATCACATATTAAAATACACACAAAGGAAAAGCCCTTTCAGTGTCAGTATTGCAAGGAATGGTTTAGCCACAGTAGTCAACTTAAaaggcacatcagaactcacaccaaagaaaccCAGTCAATGTGA